In Mus pahari chromosome 16, PAHARI_EIJ_v1.1, whole genome shotgun sequence, the DNA window GGCAGAAGGAGGCCGTGCTGTCCATCCACATAGGCAGTAGCAGTGGTCTTGGTGAGAAGTGATGACCTAAAGATCATGCTGCAAAGGCAGAGTCAGAATTGGGGAGTAGAACATGTGCAAAGGAAAAACAGAGGATGTGATGGTGGGTGGTGCTGCCTCTTAGTTGCAGATCTACTCCTGCCCTGTGGTGAAGCTAGAACATCTCTCCCCTGCTGATAGGCATGGTGCAAACTTGGCATCTCCATTGCAAGATGCTGATAAGACACTGGGGAGGAACAGGCTGCCTCCCTGCTCTTGTATCTGGTTCTTGGAGCAGGCTCCTGAAATCATAAGCGCCACATCTATGGGCAACTTCTCCTTTACCTCAGTGCATGGCTCCCTAGACTATCCCATGCCTTGGTCAGATTCCAGCGTCGGCACAGACCTACTTTATCTCCTGAAATATATTGTGATGATACCGTTCCTTGAGGCTTTCTAGGTAGTTCCACCAACATTTCACCACTGAGAATTTCCCCTTATTCACTGGGTACTGTGGAGGTTTCTGCTACTCTTTCAATCAAGTCTTAATTTCAATCTTTGGGAATAGCAGGCCTTAGATAGGTCTGTTTCCTCTTACGTTCTCTGGCATACACTTGAAAACAGCAGCCGTATCTCCTATTTACTGCATTCTTTCGTATTTTACTTCTCAGTAGCTATATTTATATAacaagtataaatatatttattactcTAGCCTTCTATGATTCTGAATGACTCattatattaaattttctttgatgaaGTACATTGGGTCTCCATTTCCTGACTGGATCTTGATAGATACAAAGAACATTAAGACTGGTTTCTTGGTATTTGGTCTGAGCAAATCAGTAAAGTGTGGTGCTGATATGTGAGATGAGCCAGGACCAGGAGGGAAGTATTCTGATCTGGTTTCTTTAGACTGACGCCTCTTATGATTATAAGTGGTGTTTTCAAGTTGACTGTTCTGTGTTTGTGGCTAGAATCCAAGATAGAGGACAAGGCAAGAGCTATTACTTGGAGGAAACAATAGATAGTTAACATCTATAGCCAGAGAATTGTGTGATTTCTCTTCTGGAAGTGTGTCCAAAGAGGCAGGACGATCATGGAGGACTGAGTCCTGTGGCACTCTAAACGTTAAAGACATAATAGAGCTTGAAATTAAATAACTCAGatgatacaagaaaaaaaaaaaggacctgaAAACAAGAGCTTCTAATAACCAAAGCACGTATTTCAGTGAAAGAAACCATTCATTTTATCGTTGCTTTCTTTGAGGCTAAGATGAAGACACATCGTTAACCACCAGATTTGCAAACTGATGTCATCaaaaacatggagaaatcctACAAAGGAGGTGGGTGTCTAAAAAAACCAATGGAACTGGGCCAAAGATCTGATGGGTGGGGAGACACGAAATGCAGAAGGCACACAGTGGTTTGGAAACGTTTGTCATGCAAAACTTCTGGAGCAAGCCAGGCAGTGACCCAACACTGAGTGAGCGGAATAGCTGCAGGTCATGCCTTACACCAGCATTCATATACAGATGTTGAAATtcaaaaacgtgtgtgtgtgtgtgtgtgtgtgtgtgtgtgtgtgtgtgtgtgtaaaatagtgATCCAGGAACTTGTTAATAAGCACTGGAAATTATGAACAAATGGAGGTGCTGGCACAACATCCATAATTTAGTGGATTATGAATATTTGAGAGCATCATTTTTACTTTAGAAGAAGGAACCACGTGGCTCCCTTGGAGCTGTGTTTTATGTTTAAGGATATAAAAAGTTTGTATTTCTTCAAGGCATCACAGTGGAGCAATCCGTTTGCCTCATGCACTATAGCCGTTTGGGTGATTTTCACTTAACTTAAATAATCTGAAACAAATGTGTGAAGATTGTATTTCCAGGAACTGCTCCTTGCCAAACTAGATTCTGTTCTGGACATGCCTTCTGCGAACCCCCACATCCAGCACATTCTTACCCTTGCAGGCGTGTTAAAGAGCATTCAAACATTCCACGCCGACTGGAGCAAACCACACTCCGACAGTCAAGATATTCTTAATCGTTTAATATTGACAAGAAGCAgactttatttctaaaaatgaaatatatcacAAGTCAATTATTCCAACGCAGTTCAGCATATGTTCAGTCTTTGAATGTTTACAATGATATTCAATCTcaaacaaaaatctttctttGAACATCGGCAGATTTTCTGAAGCATGTGACCGCTGGGACAATGTtgccaacagcaacagcagccacGGGCTCTTTTTATCTCCACCGAATTCTAAGATTGAGCACCAAGGGTATCAAGGTCAAAGTCTTCTTCTCTAACTGACTGACATTGTCAACAAAATTATCTACCTGTGGTTCTTGCCACAGCCACCATCTCACAggttatataattataatttcataattagTATTTATTATGTTTCTACAGGGCTGTAATACAAATACAAtgagttataaaaatatatttcagaaggTGCCATCCAATGAATTTCACCTTAAGAAAGACTCACTGCATGGCAATTCTATTTCTCAGTCTCCTCAATAGATAAATGGAACTCTCACTATGGACAAGAAGCTCTCGTTTGCAGATTCCTATGCTACATAGACGTTCACTGTCATTAGGGAGAGCAGGTTTGTATACAAAGACTAAACAGCTCCCCTACCCTAGAGTCATTCAAGATGCATGGAGCTGTCTACTCAACAGAGCACTATTAATAACCATAAACAAGAGGCCCCGAGCCTAGGGGAGTTTTCTATAGTCCCCCTGGCTGCTGACACTGACGACTGGCCAACAGCTTCCTGCTTTGATAAGAAGTTGCTAAGAAGCCACTGAGAAGTATGCCAACAGGGACAAAGGGCAGCTGGTATTGAATCATGTGAACTCCTCGAATGATGAAGGAAAGAACTATGAAAAGAATTCTTTGGGACCGAACAAAATAGTGGGCAGGATCAGAGAGTTCTTAACGATTCATAAAATTCAAACTATGTGCTTCTTGTAGACTAGGAGGTTAAACCCAAAATTATAAGTCAGaagtttataataaaatttgAGTTGTTGAAAGAAAGCAACGTTATAGTGtgtcatacaaacacataaaatgtaaGATTTTTATGATGGTttgaaaatgaagaggaagaccaTTCAGAACACATATCTGACTCGTTCCTGATTCAACTTGATaaagacaaggaaacagaagcaTGGTTAGGACAGGGAGGGTCCAGAGGACAAGTGCAGGAAGTGGAGCATGAGGGAGTCCACATGCCTGCTGTAGGAATTGCAGATATAACTACTCTTCCAGATGTTTAAAGCATCGTACTTTACAAGAAATGTGGATTTGCCAGCAATTTGCCTCCTAAAGATTACTAGTTGGAAGTAGAGTTCTTTATGCCGGAGAGGACCCTGGCATTGAAGAAGCAATGTTTCTAGGGTGATTTCTTCTAAGATCAAGAGGAAAGTGGTCCAAAAATATCTTCATtggcatataaacatacaaaacaattTACCTGCCTGAAGACCTTGTAACTATATTTTCCATCAAAATTCAACAGATATTAATCTCCCAACCTTCCATTCCAacccttcatttttcttctgtatacTATAAAAGAACATTGCTAAATcttttttctaggttttttttttttattttactgacgAATGTTCCACTTTCATGGATTTAATGGtacttttctctgtctttacatTTTGTAACATGTTCAGATATAAGACTGTTACTGTTTACTTCCCTTATTCTCAAGGAAACCTTGGTAATGAGACTGTAGTCTTTGAGCTGATGCACTCTGAGTACTTTTTGGTGAGGTCTATGTTTTAACTTTCTTCATATGCTTAATTCTTGCATGTGAAAGTTCCTATTTTGCACATTCAACTTCCTAGTTATTAACATTTAAACTAGAAAACCATATAACATCTACTTGGCTCATTGCCTGTTTTGATTGTGAGGTCCATTGCTAAGAAGAATGTTCTTTGGGACTgtagaaaggaaacagagagatcAAGGAGTATGGCAGACAATTGGGTTGCCATGAAACATTATATAAGACTCTCTTAGCTTCCCTGAACTCCAGCCTCTATGAGCCTCCAAGAGATGGGCAGACCTGAAGAAGTGCTGCTGGGAGACAGGTAGAGATGTTGGTGCTTACCCTTGAAACTTAAAGCAGTGTTTTTCTGAGAATAAAAGAGACAATCTTGACTTCTCTAGATTTtaagtgacatttttctttatccagGGATGAGAGGAAGATTCTCAAATGACTGATCAAATGGGCAATGGGCATGTCTTTGTAGTAACACCATGTCTTCTATAAGAGATATAAAGAGATTACattaaagaaagggagagagaaagagcgagagagagagagagagagagagagagagagagagagagagagagagagagagagaggaagaagagaggaagaaggaagaaagaggaagggaaagaattgTTGTTGCtaattacacaaaatattaaacaaacaataTTCTCCAACATCTTTTACCTTTGTCCACTTTGTCCAAAGCTTCTTTCTTGTGTGTTCCTTTCCCTGTCTTCACCATATACCTTTCTCATGCCTTCATGTTTGCCCATAACTGCTAAACAAGACTCCCCAAGACCTGAAGCCCTCAGCTTGGTTTTCTCCAAAAGGGTCTTATTTTCCCAAATAGCTGCTGCTTCTCTGATCCCCCTGCTGTCAGATATGCATAAGCCTCTTGCAGGTTGAGTTGTCTTGGTATCAACTATCAAAGCAGTGCAGTATCACTGTTGCCTTTGGCCATGGAATTCTCCTCCCTGGCTGTTTATATAATGTTCAATGAGTTCCTGTGACAAGGAGAAGTTCGTTGTTAAACAGTGCCAATGGGAAGGATGATCTTGTTCTAGGCCTTGTCCCTCATCTTATTAGAAGTAAGCAAAAGGTATCCAGTCTAAGATGATAGCACCACAAATGTTTCTCTTGCTGACTTAGACGCCAAAGCTGATGACAAAGTAGAGTTCCTGATACTTAAATTGTGACTGGTATACAAATTTAATGGCAGATTCTTGGAGGAGGATCTTGGAAGGCATACGTAGTTTCTATGAGGTTTTGCTTGATTCACCCCTACACACAACTCATCCCACTATAAGTGAACAGAGTGGCTTTCACTCCAATTCAGAGGTCCTTATATAAGAAAGTTGAGAACACCTATTAACTACAACAACTCTTAATGGCTTCCAGCAGCactttttctacttctatctaCATCTCAACCACTACCTCGTCTTTGGGTCTAGACTCTGTTGGACACTGACTGTAAGCCAGTTTGACAGTGATGATACTCAGAGAAATGTCTTTTAGCTCTCAatgaagaaagcagagacaaagatgTCCTTGTCATCTTCCTAGTAAATCATATTTAACAGACAGAAGGAATGGGGAAGTTTATTGATGTGAGGGAAGTATTCCTAAGGTATTAGCATATTTTTCTGGGTTCCTAACTTTTACACAGATAGACTCACTTTACAACTGGTCCTGTTCATGCTAGGTCCGTGGTTTTCAACTCCTAGACCCAAACAAGCCTAGATTTGTATCACAATATTAAATAACACTTTCCCAGTCTGAAATGAAGTTTTATGACAATGACTTTCATAGCTTTCCTGTGCTAACATACATAAgtataagaaaaatatgtatattaatgtGTACTAACTAGAGAGACAAAATGAGGTAATTGGATATTGGTATCTCTATATAATTCCTACCTGAACACAATAGCTAAAATTATCATTTGTGGTAAAGTTGTCTTGTATTTTACTATCATAAATGGTTTGCTTGTTAATCATatgatttttgtttcaaaatattaaacCACTCTCAGTAAAGTTCTGAGGGAATGAGAATAGTTTTTTCCTTATAGTCCATGATAATTGTAGTCTCAAAAATATTATGTGCATTTGAAAGCTGAATAAAGCCCATTGAGTCCAATAATTGCCCACTTTTATTCCACTTCTTACATGTTCTGGAAGATTATTCAAATACATAGCAAAGCAAGATGACTCTTTTTAATGCAAGGTCAAATTTCTAGTCCCTGATCTCAGCAACAGATTCTACCAGTAGTCCTTATAATGATGACATCCAAAGTGGCTTTTAAGGCTAATTTTAACTCCCATTACCTTGTAGTATCCATTTTTATATCAATTAAATCAAAAGACCAGACAACTTGAAgacttttcatttattctgtaAAACTTTATCAATAATGTATTATAAATGTTATAGGTAACAGTTCTCTATATATGTAGGCCCATAGAAATGGATGGGCCTTTTATTATAACATTGAGAAATAGATAACTGCTTTGCATCAGCATATATAAAATCTGAAAGATATAATCTAGTCCATAAAAGTAGGACACACAGTCCACAGTTGCAGTTGCCACAAGAAGAAACCCCTCAGAAAATCCTTATAACTAAaacttactttaaatattttattctttcttttcatattcaATTTGTAGATGTTACAAATTTTGTTATATTGTTTATGGGGCTTGGTgatgctcttgcaaactttatgaaACAAAGTATgggaaaaaattagaaaataaatacaaaagggaAACTagcaataaatgaaataaatgttttgggttttttttttaagagatgtgAGAACTTAAAGAGGACCAGTGGGAAATGGTCATGTGTGCAGTGAGTTGCTACACATTATTCCTTTAGGATGAGTTGTTATGCCTTGGTAATTTCACTGAAACAAGAATCCCATGGATCACATCTTGCCCCTCACATGGAGTTGAGATCCATGGATCAGCAGTAACTGATGAAAAGTCTTTAAGATGCAAGCATATCCCTTCCAGAAATAAGAGCTCTCTTGACCCATCTGTTCCTCCACTCACACCGCTAATGACTTCAGCTTTTCTGAAGCCTTAAGTCTGGACATAGCTCAGTTCCCTGAAAAGTTTCAAGATCATGAAATGAGGGAGACACAAATatgaataataaaggaaaaaaagcgTAGTTTAGTACAAACCATAAACCTGTGCATGAACTTAATCATGAATCATTcttgaaataaaagtttaagGCAATTTAATATGCCACATGCCACAAGTTATTAACCAAATTGCAAAATGTTACTAAGATTTTGGCAAGGTTATCTATatggtttaatatttttaaggatGGGATGGTATTACTTTTCtgcatattcattcattttcaaatgttttctaaaactCTCTTAAGGCTTATATATTCTAAATTAAGGATGATCCCATatctttttcaaaattttttctgTTCAAACATATTACTTTAGAAATGGAGTACAACTTAAAGACTCCAGTGTGTCTTTCTATCTTCAAATGGGTAAGAATACATTAACTGTGACCCTAGACATACAGAAGTCCATTTtaaacacagagaaggaaaacaaaacaaaaaacatagttGTCCTGTATTGCATCACACTGGCCTTGGGCATGCTTGTTAGGCCTTCTCCATTACTTGGGTATCTTAGGAAGGttacaattaatttaatttttggagAAAGAGGGTGATGGATTACAGTGTGCTTCCAGTCCCCAAGTCCTTAAATACAACCCTTAAAAGGAAAAGGCTAGAAAAGCTTGTTAGAGCAGAAATCCTGGTGTTTCCTCCGAAGTTAGAATGATGTGGAAGTTTCTTGTTCCTCCagctttcctggtttcttcttaGGTATGTTGACTATGCCATCTAGTCTGGTAAACCAAGCAGAGATTGTCTGTTTGGAGCCACGTGATAACCAGGATGAGCCTTCAGAAGGTGGAGTGGAATGGAAATAACTCTTCAGCTAACTGCAGCTCGAAGCCTAGGAGGGAAACTGTATTTCAAACCCAAGAAGTCACCACATCCCAACAAAACGCCAGCACCCAGTAGACACATGTTTTCCAGATAACCAAGCAGACACTGTATGTTGGAAAATAATGCAATATGGCAATTCGGTATAGGTTCACTACAACTCATCTTTGCATGGACACCTTCAAACACAACAGGGATATTATCATGAGTGAGTGGAGCACTTGGACActctttattccttttgtttggCTGGGCCAAGACAAGGTTTCAATGAAGCAATGAAAAACCATTCTTAGCTCCTTGCTTATTCCCCCATTCccaaatggaagaaaggaagatggtaATCTTGGCTAATGGCATAAGAGGCAGTTCCACATGTCGACAATCTTTTGCTTAACCCAATGGCTTCCTCCAAAGACAAAGAGCAGCAAATCACAGCAGCTGATGGCTGTTGTGCTCAGGAGGATTTCATTGTAAAAGGCAACTTGGCTTTTACAGCTCTTGGAATGTGCTACAACGTACAAGTAATAAATCCTGAAGAACTGGTAGGGAAGAAaacagatgatgatgatgcctATGAAGAAAAGATTTTTCAATTGTGCCCAGAACTCCTGGTGGGACAGTAAGGAGTGACGAAACTTCCGCACCATGGACAATGTGATGAAGATCTGGAACCCCAAGAGAATAATCGCAATGGCTATGACAACAATGATTATCATATAGTTGACAACTCGCACATAATCATGGCCAAGTTCTTTATGGAACCTAAAGCACTGTTGCTCGTTGTATTCTTCGCTACTTCCATACTGAGAAACCACCAAGGGCACAACAATCACGATCACCAGGAGCCACATGGCAGTACTGGCAGCAACTGCATGCAGTTTTCTGTAGAATTCTACCTTGTCTCTACGCTTGAAGAAGATGAGGTATCTGATGACCAGTATCACCACGTAGAACAGGAAGGTGAGGTACATGTGGATATGTAACATGGCACTCACAAATTTGCAGAAGGGTAAGCCAAACGTCCAAGTCCCTTTGATGAGGTACGCCAAGCGGAAAGGCACCGTCAGCAGGAAGACCCCATGAACCACCACCAGGTTAATGACAGCCATGGTGGTCACTGAGCGTGAGTTCATTTTCACCAGCAAGAACAGGATGGAGATGAGACCTACCAGTCCTCCAATGAGCACTACGAAGTAAATCGATGTTAAATGTTTTGCCAATATAGGGTCACAAGAGGAATTCTCGGAGGTATTATATCCATCCATTCTTCAAACATTACCTGCAAAAGCAAAAACGCCTATGTTTTAAGAACAAAGATAGcagtctttgtatttttatagtcTCTACACCTAAAACACCAGGTCGTTTTCATCAGGCGGTTTGATATTGATAATAATGCACTACTGCAGACTAGGAAGAGGTTCACAGTTCTAAGAGTTCAGGGTCAGAGGGCCACACCTGATTTGTCCTTCTTTTGGACAGAGTTATAGGGAGGTAACAGAACACAGGGACTCTGAATGTGAATACGTCTCTTCTAATTTCCCACTCTTTTCACAAAAGCATCAGGATTTAGTCCTGAGGATTCTACCCCAAGGCTGAGAAAGTCATACAAAATAGTCTAAGCATGGTTCTATTTCTCTAAGTTCTTCCAAGTAAATAGCAAATCCATGCATAACTCTTTAAGAATGCTGACTGACTTGACCAAAGCTCAGGGAAGTGAAGGCAACAGAGAGCTATATGAAGCTTCTTTTCTCGGGATGGTTTCAACATCATCCTCTATGAGGCCTTAGATAAGTTCTTTCACCTGAAATGTGGCGTGACTCCCAATCTCTCATCTTGCATCTCGTGTCTTGCAAATTTTAAGAGCACCTACTCTCACTTCTCTGGACTCCTGATAAACCCTCTTTATGAGCGCTGACTCCCCTCTAATGCATTCTTCAAGctcttatcttctttatttattttctattatgtgTATAAGCATTTTATctgcatctatatgtgtgtaCCACACTAGGACTCGGTATTGAAAAtgtccagaagaggatgccaaATAACTCTGGAAATAgtgtcacagatggttgtaagtcactaAGTGGATGCTGTgagttgaacctgggttctctggaagagcagcaagtattgtTCTCAActgctgtactggatagctttgtgtcaacttgacacagctggagttatcacagagaaaggagcttcagtgggggaagtgcctccatgagatccagctgtaaggcattttctcactgcttgtggacgttgtacatcgtggtgcggagcctagtgcgcaccacgatgtacaacgtccacaagcagatgtgTATAAGCATTTTATctgcatctatatgtgtgtaCCACACTAGGACTCGGTATTGAAAAtgtccagaagaggatgccaaATAACTCTGGAAATAgtgtcacagatggttgtaagtcactaAGTGGATGCTGTgagttgaacctgggttctctggaagagcagcaagtattgtTCTCAActgctgtactggatagctttgtgtcaacttgacacagctggagttatcacagagaaaggagcttcagtNNGGGAANtgcctccatgagatccagctgtaaggcattttctcaatgagtgatcaagtggggagggcNccttgtgggtggtgccatctctgggctggcagtcttgggttctataagagagtggactgagcaagccagtggaggcaagccagtaaagaacatccctccatggcctctgcatcagctcctgctttctgacctgcttgagttccagtcctgcatcNtttggtgatcaacagcagtatggaaatgtaagccgaataaaccctttcctccccaacttgcttcttggtcatgatgtttgtgcaggaatagaaaccccggcTAAGACAACTGCTAAACAATTTCTCGATCCCTCCACATTCTTCATTAATTATTAGTATTTTGAAATCTTTCAATTTCAATACACAGTCAAatctaatttccttttctttttcttttttttattagatattttctttacttacatttcaaatgttatcctctttcatggtttcccctccaaacacCCCCTATCCTGACCCcactccccctgttcaccaacccacccactcccacttccctgtcctcgaattcttctacactggggcattgagccttcacaggaccgaggATCTCTCCTCCTATTgttgtccaataaggccatcctctgctacatatgcagctggagccatggatcataggaggaacaacaatatgaaccaaccagtacccccagagctcccagggaccaaatcTAATTTCCTATTTAAATCTTTCAATCGTTTCTCATCCCAAAATAACAGTAATATTCTTTAAGTACAGTATGAACTTCTCAaggaattaattaaaacatatttttaaaagtccagaaTGTGCTGGATTGCACTGTTCAAAGTTTGtaggttaaaagaaagaaaaggagcttgACCACGCCTAGCATTCTGACTTGAACAGTTGAGTAATAATAAAACATCTAAGGTATTTGTTTACTGACATTAGAAAAATTGGAGCTGAGAAAGAACAGTAACTCACTGGGTACCTGACTTTCGTAACACATTTACAATCATTCTTAATGCTTTTATGAACATCTCTTCAAACATGTATTGTTACACGAATTATAAACCAATTATTAAACCAAATGATATTCACAGTGTTGTTGAATCTCAAAAAGCTTTGTATAAATCATGTAAATTCTCAGCAAGGAAACAGTACTTCTAAAGGTACAAAAAAGGTTAATGAagtgtaaaaatattattttatgcgTCAAGTAGAGATGTGTGTACAGTAACTagccagacacacagacatcctaatttttctgagaaacaggaAAGACAATTAGAAAAAATACAATCTCTAAAATCTTTTCTAGGAAAATAataagttctaaaaaaaaaaatgaaatattctatgTAGTAATACAAAATGCCACAAAGTATGtgaatacacagacagacagatagagatagagagagagatagagagagagatagagagagagatagagagagagatagagagagagatagagagagagatagagatagagatagagatagggatagagatagagatacagatagggatagaaacagagatagagatataCTAGAAAATTCAAAACCAATATGAGAGAAAACAGGTAAATGTAGCCAAACTAGTAGGGGGAGATATGGGCTTTAAATTGGTCTATAGAACATCAGGGTGATGGATGCCTGATGTCATTACTGAACTATATACACTTGAGCCTCCCAGacctgcagccactgctcttcaccACCTGGGGTGATCTCTGCcaggctggttctttgtttaAACCTGCCACAGTTCCCCCATCGCCTCAGGGCAGACGCTACTCCCTGCTGCTAGGCGCCTAGATTCTACAGAGAAAGCATTCCTGAAGATCCTCCTACCTGTTCGCATCTGGACTGCCCCAAGATTGGGGCTAGGGGGAAGGGCTTTTCCCATGCCATATCAACCCGGTACTTCATTAAAcatttgggctttgatcaggaaatcttgtcaaagcctggttatttctcttctcatcatcttttccctttcagcccagccctgcctttcaggattgAACCGGGATTGAAGTGTGACTGACTGCAGACAAAACTCTCAGGCAgaagcacacatacacttaaGATGATGAGTGCTTATCTCATTTCTAATTTCATTACATCGTGATGGTATCCTACCCCAGAAAGCCTCAACTTCCGTAGCCACAGAACACACTTCAGAGAGCTGTGGCCCACTTACCTGTATCTTCCTGGAAGCTCTGAAGTTGGCTGGGTTCTACTGGGTAGTCCCTCTATTCACCCttactttttctctgtaaaagaGCAGTTCTCCTGAGTAGAAACAATCTTGTTTTCCTCTGAGCCAAGCACGAATGTGCCACCGACACTTCTGCTCAGCATTTCCTTGCACTGTTAGTGTGGTAAGACagattcctgaaaggaaagagtaAGGTCAGTGAGTGCTTCTGCTACTTGAATCAGTTTCTTTGTAAAGTTCCATGATCACT includes these proteins:
- the LOC110334278 gene encoding probable G-protein coupled receptor 141, with the protein product MDGYNTSENSSCDPILAKHLTSIYFVVLIGGLVGLISILFLLVKMNSRSVTTMAVINLVVVHGVFLLTVPFRLAYLIKGTWTFGLPFCKFVSAMLHIHMYLTFLFYVVILVIRYLIFFKRRDKVEFYRKLHAVAASTAMWLLVIVIVVPLVVSQYGSSEEYNEQQCFRFHKELGHDYVRVVNYMIIIVVIAIAIILLGFQIFITLSMVRKFRHSLLSHQEFWAQLKNLFFIGIIIICFLPYQFFRIYYLYVVAHSKSCKSQVAFYNEILLSTTAISCCDLLLFVFGGSHWVKQKIVDMWNCLLCH